The following coding sequences are from one Gossypium raimondii isolate GPD5lz chromosome 4, ASM2569854v1, whole genome shotgun sequence window:
- the LOC105780920 gene encoding probable WRKY transcription factor 70, with product MGTLSPWPETLSNSKKRVIQQLVHGQECATQLQILFHNPSEEGGRLSAEEVLVQNILTSFNHTLSALSCIDSSEVSQNQTTCNDDSPWCEDRRSEGCSESSKRPGSKDKRGCYKRKRDAEAWTVVSATMEDGQAWRKYGQKKILNSIHPRSYFRCTRKYEQGCRAMKQVQRMEDDPQMYEITYIGTHTCTDSFRAPQIIPDSESWESQMGSHSQIPTKHHHLNPAAFPSVKQEAKEAAASDVTDMDCMVWKEIMGGGGGFEYSSEHGMGCDYGDCRAFQYEFLKPAEIEHDYHFDESECLIV from the exons ATGGGTACTCTTTCTCCTTGGCCTGAAACGCTGTCAAATAGCAAGAAAAGGGTTATACAACAACTGGTTCATGGGCAAGAGTGTGCTACTCAGCTTCAGATTCTTTTCCATAATCCCTCTGAAGAAGGTGGGCGTTTGTCAGCTGAGGAAGTACTTGTGCAGAACATCTTGACATCTTTCAATCACACACTTTCTGCTCTGAGTTGCATCGACTCTTCTGAGGTTTCTCAGAACCAGACAACTTGTAATGATGATTCCCCATGGTGTGAAGATCGGAGATCCGAGGGTTGTAGTGAGAGCAGCAAGAGACCTGGCTCTAAGGATAAGAGGGGCTGTTACAAGAGAAA GAGGGATGCTGAGGCATGGACAGTTGTTTCGGCTACAATGGAAGATGGTCAAGCCTGGAGAAAGTATGGGCAAAAGAAGATCCTCAATTCTATACACCCAAG GAGTTACTTCAGGTGCACTCGCAAGTATGAACAAGGTTGTAGAGCCATGAAACAAGTCCAAAGAATGGAAGATGATCCCCAAATGTATGAGATCACTTATATTGGCACCCACACCTGTACGGATTCATTCAGGGCTCCCCAAATCATCCCAGACTCTGAATCTTGGGAATCTCAAATGGGATCCCATTCCCAAATCCCAACCAAGCATCATCATTTGAACCCAGCTGCATTTCCATCCGTAAAGCAGGAGGCCAAGGAAGCAGCAGCAAGTGATGTTACAGACATGGATTGCATGGTGTGGAAAGAGATAAtgggtggtggtggtggttttGAATACTCATCGGAGCATGGGATGGGGTGTGATTATGGGGATTGTCGAGCTTTCCAATATGAGTTTCTGAAGCCTGCAGAGATTGAACATGATTATCATTTTGATGAAAGTGAGTGTCTGATAGTGTAG